A genomic stretch from Salvelinus namaycush isolate Seneca chromosome 25, SaNama_1.0, whole genome shotgun sequence includes:
- the LOC120020163 gene encoding spindlin-1-like isoform X1: protein MSKKRGRKRSSGELSESSGSSLSSTSDANNLLGLRIEHNWREKGNLTKWKGTVLERLTVNTSLYMVKYDGFDCVYGIELFNDERVFNLQVLTEKVGGLACYLINNKIKVPHDAPELVGKAVEHLFEKEDGEKNEWRGMVLSRAPVMTNWYYITYEKDPVLYMYQLWDDYKDGDLRILPEAENKHLLPADRKPGEETESLVGKQVEYVTDKGVKRTGLVIYQVPAKPSVYYIKYDDDFHVHVYDLVKTT, encoded by the exons ATGTCCAAGAAAAGGGGCAG aAAACGTAGCAGCGGTGAGCTGAGTGAGAGTTCAGGTTCGTCTCTGTCGTCGACCTCAGACGCTAACAACCTGCTGGGCCTGCGGATTGAGCACAATTGGAGGGAGAAGGGCAACCTGACCAAGTGGAAAGGCACAGTGCTGGAGCGCCTCACCgtcaacacctccctctacatGGTCAAATACGACGGATTCGACTGTGTCTATGGCATCGAGCTGTTCAACGATGAGCGAGTGTTCAACCTCCAGGTTTTAACAGAGAAAGTCGGTGGGTTGGCCTGCTATTTGA TAAACAACAAGATCAAGGTGCCCCATGATGCGCCAGAGCTGGTGGGGAAGGCTGTGGAGCACCTGTTTGAGAAGGAGGACGGTGAGAAGAACGAGTGGCGGGGCATGGTGCTGTCTCGCGCCCCCGTCATGACCAACTGGTACTACATCACCTATGAGAAGGATCCTGTGCTCTACATGTACCAGCTCTGGGACGACTATAAGGACGGAGACCTCCGCATCCTCCCTGAAGCAG AGAATAAACACCTACTGCCTGCAGACAGGAAGCCAGGCGAGGAGACAGAGAGCCTTGTGGGTAAGCAGGTGGAGTACGTCACGGATAAGGGCGTGAAAAGGACGGGGCTGGTTATCTACCAGGTTCCAGCCAAACCCTCTGTCTACTACATCAAATACGACGATGACTTCCACGTCCACGTCTACGACCTGGTCAAAACCACCTAG
- the LOC120020163 gene encoding spindlin-1-like isoform X2, giving the protein MSKKRGRKRSSGELSESSGSSLSSTSDANNLLGLRIEHNWREKGNLTKWKGTVLERLTVNTSLYMVKYDGFDCVYGIELFNDERVFNLQVLTEKVVNNKIKVPHDAPELVGKAVEHLFEKEDGEKNEWRGMVLSRAPVMTNWYYITYEKDPVLYMYQLWDDYKDGDLRILPEAENKHLLPADRKPGEETESLVGKQVEYVTDKGVKRTGLVIYQVPAKPSVYYIKYDDDFHVHVYDLVKTT; this is encoded by the exons ATGTCCAAGAAAAGGGGCAG aAAACGTAGCAGCGGTGAGCTGAGTGAGAGTTCAGGTTCGTCTCTGTCGTCGACCTCAGACGCTAACAACCTGCTGGGCCTGCGGATTGAGCACAATTGGAGGGAGAAGGGCAACCTGACCAAGTGGAAAGGCACAGTGCTGGAGCGCCTCACCgtcaacacctccctctacatGGTCAAATACGACGGATTCGACTGTGTCTATGGCATCGAGCTGTTCAACGATGAGCGAGTGTTCAACCTCCAGGTTTTAACAGAGAAAGTCG TAAACAACAAGATCAAGGTGCCCCATGATGCGCCAGAGCTGGTGGGGAAGGCTGTGGAGCACCTGTTTGAGAAGGAGGACGGTGAGAAGAACGAGTGGCGGGGCATGGTGCTGTCTCGCGCCCCCGTCATGACCAACTGGTACTACATCACCTATGAGAAGGATCCTGTGCTCTACATGTACCAGCTCTGGGACGACTATAAGGACGGAGACCTCCGCATCCTCCCTGAAGCAG AGAATAAACACCTACTGCCTGCAGACAGGAAGCCAGGCGAGGAGACAGAGAGCCTTGTGGGTAAGCAGGTGGAGTACGTCACGGATAAGGGCGTGAAAAGGACGGGGCTGGTTATCTACCAGGTTCCAGCCAAACCCTCTGTCTACTACATCAAATACGACGATGACTTCCACGTCCACGTCTACGACCTGGTCAAAACCACCTAG